Proteins encoded within one genomic window of Eleutherodactylus coqui strain aEleCoq1 chromosome 1, aEleCoq1.hap1, whole genome shotgun sequence:
- the MOCS3 gene encoding adenylyltransferase and sulfurtransferase MOCS3 produces the protein MESADPAVLREELRQRDAEIRRLREQLAACRADSGCPSTPELHDAGEMFDRIVKTSLTNADILRYSRQLVLPEFGVKGQLELSRASVLVIGCGGLGCPLAQYLAAAGIGRLGLLDYDEVEMSNLHRQVLHGEKRRGMSKSASVVKTLRKLNSSVEYVPYQMMLNPMNALQLIQQYDVIADCSDNVPTRYLINDACVAAHKPLVSASALRWEGQLTVYNHNGGPCYRCLFPVPPPVETVTNCADGGVLGIVPGIMGCMQALEVLKIASGMASSFSGVMLMFDALDGRFRNIRVRGKKSECAVCGSNSELQILEDYEAFCGSSASDKCKTLNLLSSEERMTVQLYKRILDDKVPHLLIDVRPQPEVDICRLEHSVHIPLSQLEDGSLPWSKALTERLAELSKDTNELDKVIVICKLGNDSQKAVKILQEFSDRGTFKFITKDIKGGLMAWSANIDPSFPQY, from the exons ATGGAGTCCGCAGACCCAGCCGTTCTCAGGGAAGAGCTGCGGCAGAGAGACGCGGAGATCCGGAGGCTGAGAGAGCAGCTGGCTGCCTGTCGCGCG GATAGCGGCTGCCCATCCACCCCGGAGCTGCACGATGCTGGTGAAATGTTTGATAGGATTGTAAAGACTTCTCTTACCAACGCCGATATTCTAAGATACAGCCGGCAGCTTGTCTTACCGGAGTTTGGTGTTAAAG GTCAACTGGAATTATCAAGAGCCTCTGTGCTAGTAATAGGATGTGGAGGTTTGGGATGCCCGCTGGCACAGTATCTGGCTGCAGCTGGAATAG GGCGATTGGGATTACTGGATTATGATGAGGTGGAGATGAGCAATCTACATAGACAAGTTTTGCATGGAGAAAAAAGAAGaggcatgtcaaaatctgcatctgttGTAAAAACACTGAGGAA GTTAAATTCCTCAGTTGAATACGTTCCTTACCAGATGATGCTAAACCCCATGAACGCTCTGCAGCTTATTCAGCAATAT GATGTCATAGCGGATTGCTCCGACAATGTTCCTACCAGATATCTGATCAATGACGCTTGCGTGGCAGCACATAAACCATTAGTATCTGCAAGTGCACTAAGATGGGAAGGCCAG CTTACAGTGTATAATCATAATGGAGGGCCCTGTTACCGCTGCTTATTCCCTGTGCCTCCGCCTGTAGAGACTGTAACCAACTGTGCAGATGGTGGCGTCCTTGGCATTG TGCCTGGAATCATGGGGTGCATGCAAGCCTTGGAAGTATTAAAGATAGCATCTGGAATGGCCT CATCTTTTAGTGGTGTAATGCTTATGTTTGATGCTCTAGACGGACGATTCCGAAATATAAGGGTTCGAGGCAAAAAGTCTGAGTGTGCAGTATGCGGCAGTAATTCAGAATTACAAATACTTGAAGACTATGAGGCTTTCTGTGGTTCTTCTGCTTCAGATAAG TGCAAAACATTAAATTTATTGTCTAGTGAAGAAAGGATGACTGTCCAG CTCTATAAACGGATTCTTGATGACAAAGTTCCCCATTTGCTCATTGATGTACGACCGCAGCCTGAAGTAGATATATGTCGCCTAGAGCATTCTGTTC ATATACCTTTAAGTCAATTGGAGGACGGGAGCTTGCCTTGGTCCAAAGCTCTGACTGAAAGACTGGCAGAATTGAGTAAGGACACTAATGAATTAGACAAAG tgatTGTTATATGCAAACTTGGAAATGATTCACAAAAAGCTGTGAAGATACTCCAGGAATTTTCTGATCGAGGAACATTCAAATTTATAACTAAAGACATAAAAGGGGGCTTGATGGCctggtctgcaaatattgatcctTCTTTTCCACAATACTAA